In a single window of the Leptolyngbya sp. 'hensonii' genome:
- a CDS encoding NAD-dependent succinate-semialdehyde dehydrogenase — protein sequence MSIATINPATGVTVKVFQALTGAEIESKLELAQYIFESYRHTSLSQRSAWMHRAAKILEEKREPLGQLITLEMGKPLTAAIAEVEKCALVCRYYADQAPEFLADVPVATDAGSSFIRYQPLGAILAVMPWNFPFWQVFRFAAPALMAGNVGLLKHASNVPQCALAIERIFLQAGFSAGVFQTLLIGADQVADLVADDRIKAATLTGSEPAGASLAANAGKHLKKTVLELGGSDPFIVMESADLESTTTAATTTRMLGNGQSCIAAKRFIVVDTLFDAFAQRLVEKFKALKLGDPMRLDTHIGPLATPTILNDLDRQVQTCIRQGARVLTGGNPGAIRATLDLPLQRGNFYPPTILTDFPVGSPAYQEEFFGPVALLFRVKTLDEAIDLANSTSFGLGASGWTQDPEECDRLVSELEAGAVFINGIVKSDPRLPFGGIKRSGYGRELGIQGIHEFVNIKTVWIR from the coding sequence ATGAGCATCGCCACCATTAACCCGGCAACCGGCGTCACAGTTAAAGTTTTCCAGGCGTTAACCGGTGCCGAAATCGAATCGAAACTGGAACTTGCACAATACATTTTTGAGTCATACCGCCATACTTCCCTCTCCCAACGATCGGCCTGGATGCACCGGGCCGCCAAGATCCTGGAAGAGAAGCGCGAGCCTCTGGGTCAGCTGATCACCCTGGAAATGGGTAAACCACTGACCGCAGCGATCGCCGAAGTCGAAAAATGTGCCCTGGTCTGTCGCTACTATGCGGATCAGGCTCCAGAGTTTCTGGCTGATGTTCCTGTCGCCACAGATGCTGGGTCCAGTTTCATTCGCTATCAGCCGCTGGGAGCCATTCTGGCTGTCATGCCCTGGAACTTCCCTTTCTGGCAGGTATTCCGCTTTGCCGCACCCGCCCTGATGGCAGGGAATGTGGGCCTGTTGAAACATGCCTCCAATGTGCCCCAATGTGCGCTGGCGATCGAACGTATTTTTCTGCAGGCTGGGTTTTCTGCTGGCGTTTTCCAGACCCTGCTGATTGGAGCTGACCAGGTGGCTGATCTGGTCGCTGACGATCGGATAAAAGCCGCAACTCTGACCGGTAGCGAGCCTGCTGGAGCCAGTCTGGCCGCAAACGCAGGTAAACATCTGAAGAAAACCGTACTCGAATTAGGGGGCAGCGATCCCTTTATTGTCATGGAGAGCGCTGATCTGGAATCGACGACCACTGCTGCCACTACCACTCGCATGCTCGGCAACGGCCAATCCTGCATTGCCGCCAAGCGGTTTATTGTCGTGGATACCCTCTTCGATGCTTTTGCCCAGCGCCTGGTGGAAAAATTTAAAGCCCTGAAACTGGGAGATCCCATGCGCCTGGATACCCACATCGGGCCTCTGGCCACTCCCACCATTTTGAATGACCTGGATCGTCAGGTGCAAACCTGCATCCGGCAGGGCGCACGGGTATTAACCGGAGGGAATCCGGGGGCCATCCGGGCTACGTTGGATCTCCCCCTGCAACGGGGCAATTTCTATCCCCCCACCATCCTGACTGACTTTCCTGTAGGCAGTCCAGCCTACCAGGAGGAATTTTTTGGCCCTGTAGCGCTCCTGTTCCGAGTCAAAACCCTGGATGAGGCGATCGACCTGGCCAACAGCACCTCTTTCGGTCTGGGGGCCAGCGGTTGGACTCAAGATCCGGAAGAGTGCGATCGGCTGGTCAGCGAACTGGAAGCCGGTGCTGTTTTCATCAACGGCATCGTCAAATCTGACCCTCGCTTGCCTTTCGGGGGGATCAAACGCTCTGGTTACGGGCGCGAGTTGGGCATCCAGGGCATCCACGAATTCGTCAACATTAAAACGGTTTGGATCCGATAG
- a CDS encoding ABC transporter permease has translation MNGFQQSELIIEAGRTEKQYWRDLWRYRELFYFLAWRDILVRYKQTTIGVAWALLRPFLTMIVFTIVFGKLAKLPSEGVPYPILVFAAMLPWQFFSNALGACSESLVSNANLIAKIYFPRLIIPASSVIVSFVDFLISGIILLALMAWYNFVPHWRIVTLPIFIGIAFVAAIGTGLWLAALNVKYRDFRYIVPFIIQFGLYISPVGFSSSIVPERWRLLYSLNPMVGVIDGFRWAILGGESRLYWPGFLLSTLLVFFFFISGIWYFRRTERTFADVI, from the coding sequence ATGAATGGCTTTCAGCAATCTGAATTAATTATTGAGGCGGGGCGGACAGAAAAGCAGTACTGGCGTGACTTGTGGCGCTACCGGGAGCTGTTTTATTTTCTGGCCTGGCGAGATATTCTGGTGCGTTATAAGCAGACGACGATCGGGGTCGCCTGGGCATTGTTGCGTCCCTTTTTAACGATGATCGTGTTTACGATTGTCTTTGGCAAATTGGCAAAATTGCCTTCAGAGGGGGTTCCCTATCCAATTCTGGTTTTTGCTGCCATGTTGCCCTGGCAGTTCTTTTCGAATGCCCTGGGAGCCTGTAGCGAAAGTCTGGTCAGTAATGCTAACCTGATTGCCAAAATCTACTTTCCCCGCCTGATCATCCCGGCCAGTTCCGTGATCGTCAGTTTTGTGGATTTCCTCATCTCTGGCATTATTCTGCTGGCGTTAATGGCCTGGTACAATTTCGTCCCCCATTGGCGCATTGTCACCCTGCCGATTTTCATTGGCATTGCTTTTGTAGCCGCGATCGGGACTGGCCTTTGGCTAGCGGCGCTGAACGTTAAGTATCGAGACTTTCGTTATATCGTGCCCTTTATCATTCAGTTTGGTCTTTATATTTCGCCAGTGGGATTCAGCAGTAGCATTGTGCCGGAGCGCTGGCGCTTGTTATACTCCCTGAACCCGATGGTGGGGGTGATTGATGGGTTTCGCTGGGCCATTCTGGGTGGGGAATCCAGGCTGTACTGGCCAGGATTTCTGCTCTCTACCCTGCTAGTTTTCTTTTTCTTTATCAGTGGAATTTGGTACTTTCGCAGGACAGAACGCACTTTTGCCGACGTAATTTAA
- a CDS encoding polysaccharide ABC transporter ATP-binding protein → MSDTLIRVENLGKRYIIGHQQREPYRTLRDTLAHQFRALNRVFLQAFGDKPPVSRYEEFWALKNISFEIQRGDRVGIIGRNGAGKSTLLKILSRITEPTIGRVGLRGRVASLLEVGTGFHPELTGRENIYLNGAILGMGKTEISRKFDEIVAFAEVERFLDTPVKRYSSGMYVRLAFAVAAHLEPEILIVDEVLAVGDMAFQSKCLGKMESVATQEGRTVLFVSHNMQAVSQLTNRCIVLAEGRQKFDGRTEQAVMTYLLAQRSSVEEPATYQAPVEKESNYVAWARVCTSEPQGLHCWGEAIVFEFGLEINYPQESLCFSFQVVNAHQQPVIHQWIFDSDMPFGRQAGLVVLKCCIPKLRLYMGNYDVTTWFSERRGGVMTESLTNICAFQVTMEGVARQEYEWQMNTCVYLEDSNWVIGG, encoded by the coding sequence GTGTCTGATACGCTGATTCGAGTTGAAAACCTGGGCAAGCGCTACATCATTGGGCATCAACAGCGAGAACCCTACAGGACCCTACGCGATACCCTGGCTCATCAGTTTCGCGCCTTAAATCGAGTCTTCCTGCAGGCCTTTGGGGACAAGCCTCCCGTATCCCGCTATGAAGAGTTCTGGGCCTTAAAAAATATTTCGTTTGAAATTCAGCGGGGCGATCGGGTGGGGATTATTGGCCGGAATGGGGCCGGTAAATCTACCCTCCTGAAGATCCTCAGCCGAATCACTGAACCCACGATCGGGCGAGTTGGCTTGCGGGGCCGTGTGGCTAGTTTGTTGGAGGTGGGCACCGGGTTTCACCCAGAGCTAACGGGACGGGAAAATATTTACCTGAACGGGGCCATCCTGGGCATGGGCAAGACGGAGATCTCCCGTAAGTTTGATGAGATTGTGGCCTTTGCTGAGGTGGAGCGGTTTCTCGATACGCCGGTCAAACGGTACTCTTCTGGGATGTACGTGCGTCTGGCCTTTGCGGTCGCAGCCCATCTGGAACCAGAGATCTTAATTGTGGATGAAGTGCTGGCGGTCGGGGATATGGCCTTTCAGAGTAAGTGCCTCGGCAAGATGGAATCGGTGGCCACCCAGGAAGGCCGGACGGTGCTCTTTGTCAGCCACAATATGCAGGCTGTTTCCCAACTGACCAATCGCTGTATCGTACTGGCAGAAGGACGGCAGAAGTTTGATGGCCGGACCGAGCAGGCCGTGATGACCTACCTTCTGGCTCAGCGGTCCAGCGTAGAAGAGCCCGCAACCTACCAAGCTCCGGTTGAGAAGGAGAGCAACTATGTGGCTTGGGCCAGGGTTTGTACCTCCGAGCCTCAGGGATTGCATTGTTGGGGAGAAGCGATCGTCTTTGAGTTTGGCCTGGAAATCAACTACCCCCAGGAGAGCTTGTGCTTTTCATTTCAGGTGGTGAATGCCCATCAACAGCCTGTGATTCACCAGTGGATTTTTGATTCGGACATGCCTTTTGGGCGGCAGGCAGGTCTGGTGGTTTTGAAGTGTTGTATTCCCAAGCTCAGGTTGTATATGGGCAACTATGATGTCACAACCTGGTTCTCTGAGAGGCGCGGAGGCGTGATGACCGAGAGCTTAACCAACATTTGTGCGTTTCAAGTGACGATGGAAGGGGTCGCCAGGCAGGAATATGAGTGGCAAATGAATACCTGCGTTTATTTGGAGGATTCGAACTGGGTGATTGGTGGATAG
- a CDS encoding TylF/MycF/NovP-related O-methyltransferase: MVIKSLIKTSLRRLNLQLSRVDAVQPPIHPEFPPDFSAAEIQMIQTARPYTMTSLERMYALIQAVKYISQHQIEGEIVECGVWRGGSMMLIANTLSAMQDQTRNLYLFDTFSGMAKPSDKDVSYEGLSALEIFTENHGNDSGSAWCYASLEEVKQILSQTHYDQQKIHFVPGKVEETIPQQAPEKIALLRLDTDWYESTRHELIHLFPRLSTHGVIIIDDYGFWQGARLAVDEYLEQNNLKILLNRIDDTGRIAVKL, translated from the coding sequence ATGGTCATTAAGAGCTTAATTAAAACCTCACTGAGACGGTTAAACCTGCAGCTAAGTCGAGTGGATGCTGTGCAGCCGCCTATCCATCCGGAATTTCCGCCTGATTTCAGCGCTGCAGAAATCCAGATGATTCAAACGGCTCGACCCTACACCATGACTAGCCTGGAAAGAATGTATGCCCTAATTCAGGCCGTCAAATATATCAGCCAGCATCAAATAGAAGGTGAGATTGTGGAGTGTGGGGTGTGGCGAGGAGGCAGCATGATGCTGATTGCGAATACCCTCAGTGCAATGCAGGATCAAACTCGAAATCTCTACTTGTTTGATACGTTTTCTGGCATGGCCAAGCCCTCCGATAAAGATGTGAGCTATGAAGGGTTATCTGCACTAGAGATCTTTACCGAGAATCATGGTAACGATTCAGGATCTGCTTGGTGTTATGCCTCTTTAGAAGAAGTGAAACAAATCCTGAGTCAGACCCATTACGATCAGCAGAAAATTCATTTTGTTCCCGGTAAGGTGGAGGAAACGATTCCGCAGCAGGCCCCCGAGAAGATCGCCCTTTTGAGATTAGATACAGACTGGTACGAGTCTACCCGGCATGAGTTGATTCATCTCTTTCCCCGCCTTTCAACCCATGGGGTAATTATTATTGATGATTACGGATTTTGGCAGGGAGCAAGGTTGGCTGTTGATGAGTATCTGGAGCAGAATAACCTCAAGATACTTTTGAATCGAATTGATGATACCGGTAGGATTGCGGTCAAGCTCTAA
- a CDS encoding methyltransferase domain-containing protein → MEATPITEFLKSPLTGRTNILLETTLDCQKIIQAYQQDYGDAIALAPYFSDLDQVKIYRCLDTGYRFYYPFELAADSDFYARLQTSGSYYSLRLEHQIATQFFRPSESVLEIGCGIGLFLQQLQQKGLICTGLELNQQAVQTACAQGLHVINQEIGEHAENHAESYDIVCFFQVLEHIPQVRPFIQAALAVLKPGGKLIVGVPNNNPFLFEHDCYHALNLPPHHMGLWDTQSLTSLQDVFNLQLDHLLVEPLQFQDYDHYFRLQAEHLAAQSWFLGQISKFVWLQLRPTRIRLWLQAVMGRSREGRNLLAVYTKT, encoded by the coding sequence ATGGAAGCAACTCCCATCACAGAATTCTTAAAAAGCCCCCTGACTGGCAGGACCAATATCCTATTGGAAACAACTCTGGATTGTCAGAAAATTATCCAGGCTTATCAACAGGATTATGGGGACGCGATCGCCCTAGCGCCATATTTTTCTGACTTAGATCAAGTCAAGATCTATCGATGTCTAGATACGGGATATCGATTCTATTATCCGTTTGAACTGGCTGCTGATAGTGACTTTTATGCCAGGTTACAAACCTCAGGCTCCTATTACAGCCTCAGGCTGGAACATCAGATTGCTACGCAATTTTTCCGACCTTCGGAATCGGTTTTAGAAATTGGTTGCGGGATTGGTTTATTCCTGCAACAGTTGCAGCAGAAGGGACTGATCTGTACTGGTTTAGAGTTGAATCAGCAGGCTGTCCAAACCGCCTGTGCTCAAGGCTTGCATGTGATCAATCAGGAGATTGGTGAACATGCAGAGAACCATGCAGAGAGTTATGATATCGTCTGTTTTTTTCAGGTTCTGGAGCACATTCCCCAGGTACGACCGTTCATCCAGGCTGCCCTGGCTGTCTTGAAACCGGGAGGAAAATTAATTGTGGGCGTTCCCAATAACAATCCATTCCTGTTTGAACATGATTGTTATCATGCTTTAAATTTGCCTCCCCATCACATGGGCTTGTGGGATACCCAATCCTTGACCAGCCTGCAAGATGTGTTTAATCTTCAACTGGATCACCTGCTGGTTGAACCGCTCCAGTTTCAGGATTATGACCATTATTTCAGGCTGCAAGCCGAGCATTTGGCAGCACAATCCTGGTTTCTGGGACAAATCAGCAAGTTTGTCTGGCTGCAGTTGCGGCCTACCCGCATCCGCCTGTGGTTGCAAGCCGTGATGGGTCGATCGCGAGAGGGGCGCAATTTATTAGCGGTTTATACCAAAACCTAG
- a CDS encoding class I SAM-dependent methyltransferase, with the protein MVTETYPSRPDVLERQVYQPQSPQEAFIVPLVKHHVEQALAICGPASTPVACVLDVGCGRQPFRSLLEGMGYTYLSLDAQQNPEGTVDVVGDIDRPLPTQLTRAQPFDLIFCTEVMEHVANWTMAFDNFAQLLPPGGRLLITCPFFYPLHEEPYDFWRPTVHALHYFGRQSGFKVLHQVQAGDGWDILGTLISACSNAPVRATWGDRLLSRLVTHGRNLLFRLLVSQRLQTSVRLVGPFYQANVMVFEKL; encoded by the coding sequence ATGGTGACTGAAACCTATCCGAGTCGGCCTGATGTCCTGGAGAGGCAGGTTTACCAGCCCCAGTCTCCTCAAGAGGCGTTTATTGTTCCCCTGGTTAAGCATCATGTGGAGCAGGCGTTGGCGATCTGTGGACCAGCCTCCACACCCGTTGCCTGCGTTCTGGATGTGGGATGTGGTCGTCAGCCTTTTCGATCGTTGCTGGAAGGGATGGGCTATACCTATCTGAGCCTGGACGCCCAGCAAAATCCAGAGGGGACGGTGGATGTGGTGGGTGACATCGATCGCCCCCTACCGACCCAGTTAACCCGTGCCCAGCCCTTTGACCTGATTTTCTGCACCGAGGTGATGGAGCATGTGGCGAACTGGACCATGGCGTTTGACAACTTTGCCCAACTGCTCCCACCGGGAGGGCGGCTCCTGATCACCTGCCCTTTCTTCTACCCCTTGCATGAGGAGCCCTACGATTTCTGGCGGCCTACTGTTCATGCCCTGCATTACTTTGGTCGTCAGAGCGGATTTAAAGTGCTGCATCAGGTGCAGGCGGGCGATGGCTGGGATATCCTGGGAACCCTGATCAGTGCCTGTTCCAACGCACCCGTTCGGGCAACCTGGGGCGATCGCCTGCTCAGCCGCCTGGTAACCCATGGTCGAAACCTGCTTTTCCGCTTACTGGTCAGCCAGCGCCTGCAAACTTCGGTGCGTTTGGTGGGGCCGTTCTATCAGGCCAATGTAATGGTGTTTGAGAAATTGTGA
- a CDS encoding glycosyltransferase family 4 protein: MRICFIAANEYAPWGGSEELWFRSALRLAQQGFAVTVGVKAWKPEASQIAALEAANCQVVRRRSPTTLPQRLLSRLQRWQGHDPLLDDHRPDLAVISQGNNLDGWGWMEACQGRQIPYGVISQAAAENFWPPDDLAVKLAALYQAARKCFFVSQANLKLTLKQLAIDLPQAQVVANPFNVPFTTQLPWPQPKEPLQLACVARLDPVAKGQDLLFEVLRTQKWRDRPLQISLFGNGSNRQTLEQLQQLWQVDAIQFGGFVPDVVSIWKTHHALMLPSRYEGLPLSLVEAMLCGRPAIATDVAGIGELVEDNRTGFLAVAPTVACLDEALERAWQRRHDWYEMGQAAAVAVRRQIPADPVAVFVEELKSLL, encoded by the coding sequence GTGAGGATTTGTTTCATTGCCGCCAACGAGTATGCCCCCTGGGGTGGAAGCGAGGAACTCTGGTTTCGGAGTGCCCTGCGTCTGGCCCAGCAGGGATTTGCTGTCACCGTTGGGGTGAAAGCCTGGAAGCCTGAAGCAAGCCAGATTGCTGCCCTAGAAGCTGCCAACTGCCAGGTGGTCCGACGCCGATCGCCCACCACCCTGCCCCAGCGGCTGCTGTCCCGACTGCAACGCTGGCAGGGCCATGATCCCCTGCTGGATGACCACAGGCCCGATCTGGCTGTGATTTCCCAGGGGAATAATCTGGATGGTTGGGGCTGGATGGAAGCCTGTCAGGGGCGGCAAATTCCCTATGGGGTGATCTCCCAGGCGGCAGCGGAGAACTTCTGGCCACCGGATGACCTGGCTGTGAAACTGGCTGCCCTGTATCAAGCAGCCCGCAAGTGCTTTTTTGTCTCCCAGGCCAATCTCAAGCTGACCCTCAAGCAACTCGCGATCGACCTGCCCCAAGCCCAGGTGGTGGCGAATCCCTTCAATGTACCCTTTACCACCCAATTGCCCTGGCCCCAGCCGAAGGAACCGTTGCAACTGGCCTGTGTGGCCCGATTAGATCCGGTGGCTAAGGGTCAGGATTTGTTGTTTGAGGTGCTGCGAACTCAAAAGTGGCGCGATCGTCCCCTGCAGATTTCCCTCTTTGGCAATGGGTCCAATCGGCAAACCCTGGAACAGCTACAGCAACTCTGGCAGGTGGACGCCATCCAGTTTGGGGGCTTTGTGCCGGATGTGGTTTCCATTTGGAAGACCCACCATGCCCTGATGTTACCTTCCCGCTATGAAGGCTTGCCTCTCAGCCTGGTGGAAGCCATGCTCTGTGGCCGTCCTGCGATCGCGACGGATGTGGCGGGCATTGGGGAACTGGTCGAGGACAATCGGACGGGCTTTCTGGCTGTGGCTCCCACCGTCGCCTGTCTGGATGAAGCCCTGGAGCGGGCCTGGCAACGCCGTCACGACTGGTACGAGATGGGACAAGCCGCAGCAGTAGCCGTGCGACGGCAGATTCCTGCAGATCCGGTGGCTGTGTTTGTGGAAGAACTGAAAAGTTTGCTATGA
- a CDS encoding glycosyltransferase family 4 protein, whose translation MQVLHISQSDIAGGAAIAAYRLHQGLLTQDCESRMLVGVARTVDRRIIALPRRRWLENQLFRLTWPLSLSQLHCISSFDIPRHPCFQEAAILNLHNLHDGYFNYLALPALTQAKPTVFTLHDMWSFTGHCGYSYDCDRWQRGCGACPDLQVPPALSRDTTWLEWHLKQWAYQRSKMTIVTPSHWLADQARRSLLQSFPVQTIPYGLDTTAYQPLDPVQCRALLGISPGQRVLMFAAASLGDRRKGADLLLQALQQLPASLKTDLLLLVLGEQGEALAEQAGLPTLHLGYISHDRIKAICYSAADLFVFPTRADNLPLVVLESMACGTPIVSFQVGGVPEMVRPGITGYLAPPENATALGQGIVQLLEDERLRLQLGQNCRSVALAEYALELQAQRYLSLYQELL comes from the coding sequence ATGCAGGTGCTCCATATCAGTCAATCAGATATTGCAGGTGGGGCCGCGATCGCGGCTTACCGGCTGCATCAGGGACTGCTGACCCAAGATTGTGAGTCCCGCATGCTGGTGGGGGTGGCGCGGACGGTCGATCGGCGCATCATTGCCCTGCCGCGACGGCGCTGGCTGGAGAATCAGCTTTTCCGGCTCACCTGGCCCCTGAGTCTGAGTCAGTTACACTGCATCAGCAGCTTTGATATTCCCCGGCATCCCTGCTTCCAGGAGGCCGCGATCCTGAACCTGCACAATTTGCATGATGGCTATTTCAATTACCTGGCCTTGCCAGCCCTGACCCAAGCCAAACCGACAGTGTTCACCCTGCATGACATGTGGAGTTTCACAGGACATTGTGGCTATAGCTACGACTGCGATCGCTGGCAGCGGGGTTGTGGGGCCTGTCCTGACCTGCAGGTGCCTCCAGCCCTCTCCAGAGACACCACCTGGTTGGAATGGCACCTGAAGCAATGGGCGTATCAGCGATCGAAGATGACGATCGTCACCCCCAGTCACTGGTTAGCAGATCAGGCTCGTCGCAGTTTGCTCCAGTCTTTTCCGGTTCAGACGATTCCCTACGGACTGGATACGACCGCCTACCAGCCCCTCGACCCAGTTCAATGTCGGGCTTTGCTGGGAATCTCGCCAGGGCAGCGGGTGCTGATGTTTGCAGCCGCCAGTTTGGGCGATCGGCGCAAAGGGGCTGACTTACTCCTGCAAGCCTTACAACAGCTACCTGCAAGTTTAAAAACTGACCTCTTATTGCTGGTCCTGGGGGAACAGGGAGAAGCCCTAGCGGAGCAGGCAGGCTTGCCGACCTTGCATCTGGGTTACATTAGCCACGATCGAATCAAAGCCATCTGTTACTCCGCTGCAGATCTGTTCGTGTTTCCCACCAGAGCGGATAATCTGCCCCTGGTGGTGCTGGAAAGCATGGCCTGCGGCACGCCCATCGTCTCCTTTCAGGTGGGAGGGGTGCCGGAAATGGTTCGTCCTGGCATCACGGGCTATCTGGCCCCCCCTGAAAATGCGACCGCCCTTGGCCAGGGAATCGTGCAATTACTGGAGGATGAGCGTTTACGGCTACAGCTTGGGCAGAATTGTCGATCGGTGGCTCTGGCCGAGTATGCCTTAGAATTGCAAGCGCAACGATACCTGAGTCTTTATCAGGAGCTTCTATGA
- a CDS encoding ABC transporter permease, giving the protein MKQARSTLVIEPGYINRRYLRDLWRQRELLLFLGWRDIMVRYKQTAVGMAWVMIRPLVTMVAFTLVFGKLAGLEARSPGVPYPLLVFSAMLPWQLFADAVGRISVSLVSNAHIISKVYFPRLIIPLSALFVCLIDFLVAGLILLAMMVIYHVVPGWQMLALPLLVLLVGATALALGLWLAALSTRYRDLTQLTPLILQFGLYVSPVGFSSAIVPEQWRWLYGLNPLVGAIEGFRWAILGQPMLVYWPSVGVSLALVLLVLLSGLWYLRRIERSLIDVI; this is encoded by the coding sequence ATGAAACAGGCCCGATCGACCCTGGTGATTGAACCCGGTTATATCAACCGTCGCTATCTGCGGGATCTGTGGCGACAGCGGGAATTGTTACTGTTCCTGGGCTGGCGCGATATTATGGTGCGCTATAAGCAGACGGCGGTGGGCATGGCCTGGGTGATGATCCGGCCCCTGGTGACGATGGTGGCCTTTACCCTGGTATTTGGCAAGCTGGCTGGTCTGGAGGCCCGATCGCCGGGAGTGCCCTATCCTTTGCTGGTGTTCTCGGCGATGTTGCCCTGGCAACTGTTCGCTGATGCGGTGGGCCGGATCAGTGTCAGTTTGGTGAGCAATGCCCATATTATTTCCAAGGTGTATTTTCCCCGCCTGATTATTCCCCTAAGTGCCCTGTTTGTCTGTTTGATTGATTTTCTAGTGGCAGGGCTGATTTTGCTGGCCATGATGGTGATCTATCACGTGGTACCGGGCTGGCAGATGTTGGCCCTGCCCCTGCTGGTACTGCTGGTGGGGGCTACAGCCCTGGCTCTGGGCCTGTGGTTGGCGGCCCTGAGCACCCGCTATCGGGATCTAACCCAGCTCACCCCCCTGATTCTGCAGTTTGGCCTGTATGTCTCGCCGGTGGGATTCAGTAGTGCCATCGTACCGGAACAATGGCGTTGGCTCTACGGGTTGAACCCTCTGGTGGGGGCGATCGAGGGCTTTCGCTGGGCGATTCTGGGGCAACCCATGTTAGTCTATTGGCCCAGTGTCGGGGTGTCTCTGGCATTAGTGCTGTTGGTCCTGCTCAGTGGGCTCTGGTATTTGCGGCGGATTGAGCGGAGTTTAATTGATGTGATTTGA